A portion of the Nitratidesulfovibrio termitidis HI1 genome contains these proteins:
- a CDS encoding adenylate kinase, producing MNILIFGPNGSGKGTQGALVKKKYDLAHIESGAIFRQHIGGGTELGKKAKEYIDRGDLVPDDITIPMVLETLKGAGPNGWLLDGFPRNMVQAQKLWDALQAEGLKLDYVIEILLPREVAKNRIMGRRLCKNDNNHPNNIFIDAIKPNGDECRVCGGSLSARADDQDEGAIGKRHDIYYNTVDGTLAAAYFYKDLAAKGVTRYIELDGEGSIDSIKDTLLKQLA from the coding sequence GTGAATATCCTCATCTTCGGTCCCAATGGTAGCGGCAAGGGCACCCAGGGGGCGCTCGTCAAGAAGAAGTACGATCTGGCCCACATCGAATCGGGCGCCATCTTCCGCCAGCACATCGGCGGCGGCACCGAACTCGGCAAGAAGGCCAAGGAATACATCGACCGCGGCGACCTCGTGCCCGACGACATCACCATCCCCATGGTGCTGGAAACCCTGAAGGGCGCCGGCCCCAACGGCTGGCTGCTCGACGGCTTTCCCCGCAACATGGTGCAGGCCCAGAAGCTGTGGGACGCCCTTCAGGCCGAAGGTCTGAAGCTGGATTACGTCATCGAAATCCTGCTGCCCCGCGAAGTGGCCAAGAACCGCATCATGGGCCGCCGCCTCTGCAAGAACGACAACAACCACCCGAACAACATCTTCATCGACGCCATCAAGCCCAACGGCGACGAGTGCCGGGTGTGTGGCGGCAGCCTGTCCGCCCGTGCCGACGACCAGGATGAAGGCGCCATCGGCAAGCGCCACGACATCTACTACAACACCGTGGACGGCACCCTGGCCGCCGCCTACTTCTACAAGGATCTCGCCGCCAAGGGCGTGACCAGGTACATCGAGCTCGATGGCGAAGGCTCCATCGACTCCATCAAGGACACTCTGCTGAAGCAGCTTGCCTAA
- the tilS gene encoding tRNA lysidine(34) synthetase TilS encodes MPHTATPQAPPALAAHPLLPERLPLRLQDLPPPAARFCLRVGDFLTGELLRGTRPDGGVPAPARMAGTADAQVSPAPGLSLVVGVSGGADSLCLLLVLRWLAPRLGLRLHAAVLDHGLRPESADEARAVSALCRRLGVPCNAKRADVAGCAARERCGLEDAGRRARYAFFEAERQRTGADWICTAHQADDLCEDVLLRLVRGTGWPGLGGMAALDPSRRILRPLLTTERCDIDAFLADLGVQPVRDPSNADPAYRRNRLRHQVLPLLRAENPALGEAVRSLWELARCDADYWTCHLDHAQAGPAEGNRPAHAPAQPVATCGAPRAGAPSTAAADPPQRILLPARTLCGLHRAARLRLYKRMLDRLGPGQPLAASLMDLDAAWHAGHGGAWVQFPGGKAARVLPMSDTGDRCKEGAGGIEFHASASVPEQV; translated from the coding sequence ATGCCCCATACCGCTACCCCGCAAGCCCCCCCTGCCCTCGCGGCGCACCCGCTGCTGCCGGAACGGCTCCCCCTGCGCCTGCAGGATCTGCCGCCGCCTGCGGCGCGCTTTTGCCTGCGCGTGGGGGATTTTCTGACCGGGGAACTGCTGCGCGGGACAAGGCCTGACGGTGGCGTTCCCGCACCCGCGCGGATGGCCGGGACTGCGGATGCGCAGGTATCCCCCGCGCCCGGCCTTTCGCTGGTGGTGGGTGTTTCCGGCGGGGCCGACTCGCTGTGCCTGCTGCTGGTCCTGCGCTGGCTGGCGCCCCGGCTGGGACTGCGCCTGCATGCCGCCGTGCTGGACCATGGGCTGCGCCCGGAATCCGCGGACGAAGCCCGCGCCGTGTCCGCGCTGTGCCGCCGTCTGGGCGTGCCCTGCAACGCGAAGCGGGCGGACGTGGCCGGATGTGCGGCGCGGGAACGCTGCGGCCTGGAAGACGCCGGACGGCGCGCCCGCTACGCCTTTTTCGAAGCAGAGCGCCAGCGCACCGGCGCGGACTGGATCTGCACCGCCCATCAGGCCGACGACCTGTGCGAGGACGTGCTGCTGCGGCTGGTGCGCGGCACCGGTTGGCCCGGCCTGGGAGGCATGGCCGCCCTTGACCCGTCACGGCGCATCCTGCGGCCCCTGCTGACAACGGAACGCTGCGACATCGACGCCTTTCTGGCCGACCTTGGCGTGCAGCCCGTGCGCGACCCGTCCAACGCCGACCCGGCCTATCGCCGCAACCGGCTGCGCCACCAGGTGCTGCCCCTGCTGCGCGCGGAAAACCCGGCCCTGGGCGAGGCCGTCCGCTCGCTGTGGGAACTGGCCCGCTGCGATGCGGACTACTGGACCTGCCACCTGGACCATGCGCAGGCAGGCCCCGCGGAGGGCAATCGCCCTGCTCATGCTCCCGCCCAGCCCGTCGCGACGTGCGGTGCGCCCCGTGCCGGTGCGCCGTCCACTGCGGCCGCCGACCCGCCGCAACGCATCCTTCTGCCTGCCCGCACCCTGTGCGGCCTGCACCGCGCGGCACGCCTGCGCCTGTACAAGCGCATGCTGGACAGGCTTGGCCCCGGCCAGCCGCTGGCCGCCAGCCTGATGGATCTTGATGCGGCATGGCACGCCGGACATGGCGGAGCCTGGGTGCAATTTCCCGGCGGCAAGGCTGCGCGGGTACTTCCCATGTCCGACACCGGCGACCGTTGCAAGGAAGGCGCAGGAGGCATCGAATTTCATGCGTCCGCCTCCGTGCCGGAACAGGTCTGA
- the hemA gene encoding glutamyl-tRNA reductase — MDQEIYLIGLNHRTASVEVRERFALTDCTVLEQGVVPTGDDISEVVILSTCNRVEIMAVGNGSGVPERVLDCWAAARGQQRGDLEPFVYVHKGIDAVRHLFSVASSLDSMVVGEPQILGQLKDAYRKAVGRNATRVVLNRLLHKAFSVAKRVRTETAVASSAVSISYAAVELAKRIFGEMSQYKAMLIGAGEMAELAATHLLNSGIREIMVANRTFERGLQLAKQFKGEAVLFQDLFVRLAEADIIISSTGAHEPIIRARDIKDVLKRRKNRPMFFIDIAVPRDIDPDVNNLDNVYLYDIDDLKEVVEENMAQRRDEAAKARSIVEEEAGNFAKWLKSLDLQPTIVDLLRRSERIAQDELARTLKRLGPVDDATREALQAMLCAIVKKVNHEPITFLKRRFDEEEAGTRYIDITRRMFNLDGDDVPEDAHSDRKHPQQHDDA, encoded by the coding sequence ATGGATCAGGAAATCTATCTCATCGGCCTCAACCACCGCACCGCCAGCGTTGAAGTGCGTGAACGGTTCGCCCTCACCGACTGTACCGTCCTTGAACAGGGGGTGGTGCCCACCGGTGACGACATTTCCGAAGTGGTCATCCTGTCCACCTGCAACCGCGTGGAAATCATGGCCGTGGGCAACGGTTCCGGCGTGCCCGAGCGTGTTCTGGACTGCTGGGCCGCCGCACGCGGCCAGCAGCGCGGCGACCTGGAGCCCTTCGTTTACGTGCACAAGGGCATCGACGCGGTGCGCCACCTGTTCAGCGTGGCCTCCAGCCTCGATTCCATGGTGGTGGGCGAACCGCAGATCCTCGGCCAGCTCAAGGACGCCTACCGCAAGGCCGTGGGCCGCAACGCCACCCGCGTGGTGCTGAACCGCCTGCTGCACAAGGCCTTTTCCGTAGCCAAGCGGGTACGCACCGAAACCGCCGTGGCCTCCAGCGCCGTGTCCATCAGCTACGCGGCGGTGGAACTGGCCAAGCGCATCTTCGGCGAGATGTCGCAGTACAAGGCCATGCTGATCGGCGCGGGCGAAATGGCGGAACTGGCGGCCACCCACCTGCTCAATTCCGGCATCCGCGAGATCATGGTGGCCAACCGCACCTTCGAACGCGGCCTGCAACTGGCCAAACAGTTCAAGGGCGAGGCGGTGCTGTTCCAGGACCTGTTCGTGCGGCTGGCCGAGGCGGACATCATCATCAGTTCCACCGGCGCGCACGAGCCGATCATCCGGGCGCGGGACATCAAGGACGTATTGAAGCGCCGCAAGAACCGGCCCATGTTCTTCATCGACATCGCCGTGCCGCGCGACATCGACCCCGACGTCAACAACCTGGACAACGTCTACCTGTACGACATCGACGACCTGAAAGAGGTGGTCGAGGAAAACATGGCGCAACGCCGCGACGAGGCGGCCAAGGCCCGCTCCATCGTGGAGGAGGAAGCGGGCAACTTCGCCAAATGGCTGAAGTCGCTGGACCTGCAACCCACCATCGTGGACCTGTTGCGACGCAGCGAACGCATTGCCCAGGACGAACTGGCCCGCACCCTGAAACGCCTTGGCCCGGTGGACGACGCCACCCGCGAAGCCTTGCAGGCCATGCTGTGCGCCATCGTCAAGAAGGTGAACCACGAGCCCATCACCTTCCTGAAGCGCCGCTTCGACGAGGAAGAAGCCGGAACCCGGTACATCGACATCACCCGCCGCATGTTCAACCTGGACGGCGACGACGTGCCCGAAGACGCCCACAGCGACCGCAAGCACCCGCAGCAACACGACGACGCATAA
- a CDS encoding cytochrome C assembly family protein, which yields MSSLELLSIAIIMLYVLGTVCIAVGLLARRDRLKRLSQWLTLAGFALHTVMLGLSMQGQTWQILEKAYYFRMLSWSLLLIYFFVWWRLRLEFLGLTASPVALVFYVSSFMLADVQSKLPPAMSGLFFGLHIGTLFLSFSLMTMAFGAGLLFLYMDRKLKHKTRLSGFDRDLPALSAFDRVNHLAVMAGFPLFTLGMVSGFVWARIAWGKMLSWDPKEIVSLVVWCMFAVLFHQRLALGWRGRKTAVMAIWIFAVCVFSLLGVNFLMTTHHSFNPQ from the coding sequence GGCACGGTATGCATCGCCGTGGGCCTGCTGGCCCGGCGCGACAGGCTGAAGCGCCTTTCGCAATGGCTGACGCTGGCGGGCTTTGCCCTGCACACCGTCATGCTGGGGTTGTCCATGCAGGGGCAGACCTGGCAGATACTGGAAAAGGCCTACTATTTCCGCATGCTCTCGTGGAGCCTGCTGCTGATCTATTTCTTTGTCTGGTGGCGCCTGCGCCTGGAATTCCTGGGGCTTACCGCCTCGCCGGTGGCGCTGGTGTTCTACGTTTCGTCGTTCATGCTGGCCGACGTGCAGAGCAAGCTGCCGCCCGCCATGTCCGGCCTGTTCTTTGGCCTGCACATCGGCACGCTGTTTCTCAGCTTCAGCCTGATGACCATGGCCTTCGGGGCCGGGCTGCTGTTCCTGTACATGGACCGCAAGCTGAAGCACAAGACGCGCCTTTCCGGCTTCGACCGCGACCTGCCCGCGCTTTCCGCCTTCGACAGGGTGAACCACCTCGCGGTGATGGCGGGCTTTCCGCTGTTCACGCTGGGCATGGTTTCCGGGTTCGTGTGGGCGCGCATAGCCTGGGGCAAGATGCTGTCGTGGGACCCCAAGGAAATCGTCTCGCTGGTGGTGTGGTGCATGTTCGCCGTGCTGTTCCACCAGCGGCTGGCGCTGGGCTGGCGGGGCCGCAAGACCGCCGTCATGGCCATCTGGATCTTCGCGGTATGCGTGTTCTCGCTGCTGGGGGTCAACTTCCTGATGACCACGCACCACAGCTTCAACCCGCAATAG